The Corallococcus silvisoli nucleotide sequence GCGGGGAGCGAGTACGAGGCGCCGAGGACGCAGACGGAAGAGAAGCTGGCGAGCATCTGGGCGGAGGTGTTGCGAGTCCCGCGAGTGGGAGTGAGGGACAACTTCTTCGCGTTGGGTGGGCACTCACTGTTGGCGACGCAGGTGGTGTCGCGGGTGAGGATGGAGACAGGAGCGGAGCTGCCGCTGCGCGCGCTGTTCGAGGCGCCCACGGTGGAAGCCCTCGCCCTGCGGCTGGAGAAGGCCACCCGGTCGAACCTGTCGGCCATCGGGCCCGTGACGGGAAATGCCGCCCGTCCGCTGTCGTTCGCGCAGCAGCGGCTGTGGTTCATCGACCAGTTGGAGCCGGGCACGGCGCTCTACAACATGCCCGTGGCGGTGCGACTGGAAGGCACGCTGCGCCAGGACGTCCTGGCGCGGGCGCTGCGCGAAGTGACACGGCGCCATGCGGCGTTGCGGACGACCTTCGCGGAGGAGAACGGTCAGCCCATCCAGGTCATCCATCCCGACATGAATCTGAAGCTGGACCGGGTGGACCTGACCGGCTCCGAGGCTCGCGAGCGGACGTCGCTGGCCAGACAGCGGATCACGCAGGAGACGCTGAAGCCATTCGACCTGCTGCGAGGCCCGTTGCTCCGGGCGCTGCTGGTGACGCTGGACACGCAGGAGCATGTGCTCCTGGTGACGATGCACCACATCGTCTCGGATGGTTGGTCGCTCGGAGTCCTGGTCCGCGAGGTGAGCACGCTCTACGCGGCCTTCGCGGAGGGACGCCCGTCGCCACTGCCGGAGCTGTCCGTGCAGTACTTGGACTTCGCGGTCTGGCAGCGCCAGGAGTTGCAGGGCGCGGTGCTCCAGCGGGAAGTGGACTACTGGAAGCAGAAGCTCTCCGGTGCGTCGCCCGTGCTGGAGTT carries:
- a CDS encoding condensation domain-containing protein; amino-acid sequence: AGSEYEAPRTQTEEKLASIWAEVLRVPRVGVRDNFFALGGHSLLATQVVSRVRMETGAELPLRALFEAPTVEALALRLEKATRSNLSAIGPVTGNAARPLSFAQQRLWFIDQLEPGTALYNMPVAVRLEGTLRQDVLARALREVTRRHAALRTTFAEENGQPIQVIHPDMNLKLDRVDLTGSEARERTSLARQRITQETLKPFDLLRGPLLRALLVTLDTQEHVLLVTMHHIVSDGWSLGVLVREVSTLYAAFAEGRPSPLPELSVQYLDFAVWQRQELQGAVLQREVDYWKQKLSGASPVLELPTDHPRPAVRGNAGATQVFHWPRSLAEGLRELAKREGASLYMVLLAGWQALLSRYSGQKDISVGSPIAGRVRPEVEGLIGFFVNTLVLRTQLEDGLSFRGLLKQVRETVLEAQDHQQLPFEKLVEALQPQRDRSHTPLFQTLLALQNVPVGEARLPGMSLKPVALEGRTSKFDLSVFFMETADGLSGGLEYSTELFESATVRRMVEHLRVLLEGVLAHPETRVDRTSLLDAAERSLLVETWARARNEDLGTTSVHARFEEQARRRAGEVALKSAEEGGTL